A stretch of DNA from Caretta caretta isolate rCarCar2 chromosome 24, rCarCar1.hap1, whole genome shotgun sequence:
aggagtcctgactcccaacacGGCCTCCAATGGTAATCAGACCATATTGTGCCCTGTGGTCTGAGCCCATGTTCCATTTCACTGCCATGGTGGCTTTGATTTTGTGCGTCCCCAGGTCTGTAAGATGCACTGTGGCTGCGTGTCTGAGGGGGTCCCCAGCTCCTACTGGATCTCAGGTGAGAATACAAACCATGCCGCGTGGAACTCcaaggggagagaggaaagagcgTCTTCCTTTCCTCCTGTGGAGCCAGTCCAAGTCTGGCAATGCTACACAGGGTGAAGCTAAGTTAGGGAGTGAGGGGCCCAgccctgagaggtgctgagcacctacatcCCCCTGGAGGTACCACAATCTGGTACCTTTATGCAGCAACTTTCCTCCCAGAGCCCTTTACAGACTATACATACGGGGATCACtctcccagcactgaaatgcagccacctctggggtggaactcagcagctgtttGACATCCTCACAGCATTGCTGCACTTAGGTtggcaactttctaattgcacaaaacccgaacagccctgccccaccccttctctgagccctTCGTCGCTCGctctgccccaccctcactcactttcactgggctggggcagggagttgaggtgcgggatgggggtgagggctccagctgggggtgtgggctctggggtgtggctggggatgagggctttggggtgcaggagggagctcagggcagggggttggggcgtgtgTGGAGGAGTGCAGgcttcaggagggagtttgggtgtgggaggagactctgggctggggcagggggttggggtgcaggaggggattcggAGTGCGGGTTCAGGCGGCGCTTAccgtggctcccaggaagtggccgccaggtccctgcggcccctaggcacatgggcggccagggaggtgCCGCGTGCTGCCCCTCAAGGCACATGGGCGGCCCTCGCACCAtaggcgccacccccgcagctcccattggtcgtggttccctcggggcgggggcagcacgcggCACCTCCCTGGCCCACCATGTGCCTTggggccgcagggacctggcagccacttctgggagctgcacagagccagagcaggcagggagcctgccttagccctgggcccccgctgccccaccgaccggacttttaacggtgCCCAGTCGGCAGTGgacgttccagtcgaaaaccagatgcctggcaaccctacactgCACAGGGCTCACttgcccagcactgaaatgcagccacctctggggtggaacatggcagctgtttaacagccacacagcaaTGCTGTGTAATACTTGAAGCCAGGAAGTCCCCTGGGAGTTGTGGGGAGGCTGAGGGCAGCACAGCTGGGGTATGACTATGCTCTCACTTGCTCTGCAGGGCTGGCTTTCCCAGACTGGGCCTACAAGGCAGAATCCAGCCCCGGCTCCCGTCAGATCCAGCTCTGGCACTTCatcctggagctgctgcagaAGGAGGAATTCCGCCATGTCATCGCCTGGCAGCAGGGCGAGTATGGGGAGTTTGTGATCAAGGACCCTGACGAGGTTGCGCGtctgtggggcaggaggaaatGCAAACCGCAAATGAACTACGACAAGCTGAGCCGGGCCCTCAGGTGCGGAGAAGGGGCCACGTGGGGCGGGGAGCACGGGAACCCGTCTCGACCCAGGGCAGAGACTAGGGGTCTTATCGATCAAACTGGGTATTTGGTGGAGAGGCAGAGAGCAGCCCATTCCAGCACCGCTTTGATCCATCCAGGATTCAGGGACACTAGGTAGCTCAGTCCCCGAGCTAGAGGGAACCATggggtctgtctgtgtccagcagcctcattATAGTCCTCGCTGCTGAGTCCTGCCTCGTCCCACCGTGAGGAATCAGGGCAAACTGACTCCTGCTAGCCATGGACCTGATCCAGGCCGGGATCTGAATTCTCCTGCTTTTAGGGGAGTTCAGGCCCCAGGCCTAGCACACAGATAAGAGGTGACCTGTGAAATCCAGACATGGATTTAAAGGAGGAGGGGAAACTTATTTCAGTCTGGCTGTACCTTGGATGGACTCAGAGGGACACCCAGATCCATCCCCGACCCTTtggagcaggaaaaaaaaaaaaaggatgatggAAAAGAGAGAGTAAGGGGACAGAAAGAGTGAGAGAAAGAGCTTATATCTCTTTTATTTTTCTAGGGAAAGATAgtccctcttctcttctcttctcttctcttctcttctctcttgtCTCCGTTGCCCTCCACCTAGCAGAGAGCAGCCCAGAGGGGAAGCAGACAGACCGTAGCAAAGTCAGAAGGAAATTTCTGCTGTCTCGCCTGGTGGGCAGGACTGGGCTTTACTGCCCAGTGCTTTCTGCTGCTCAGGGCAGAGGAGGAGAGTTTAATGTTTTTTTGATACAAATGGAAAAGATTCCTGGATCTTCTCTCGGCTTCCTGGTGCTCGTCTGTGTAGTGgcccgtccgtccgtccgtccgccCGCCCCGCGCTGCTCTGGCCTGTCAGGCTTTTCCCTCGCCCCCCCAGGTATTATTACAACAAGCGCATCCTGCACAAGAGCAAGGGAAAGAGATTCACCTACAAGTTTAACTTCAGCAAACTCATCTTCGTCAATTACCCGCTGTGGGACGCGCGctatccccccccgcccctgcggATGGGGGCCGCCGGCGTGTGCCGCCCGCCCGGGCTCTCCACCGGCATGCAGAGCGAGGTAACCACAGGGCACGGGGCTGGGAtgggctcccagcctgccccgtgggggggggcgggtcccagcctgccccgggggggggggggcgggtcccAGACTGCcccgtgggggggggcgggtcacAGAGTGCCCCTGCACGGGGCTGGGATGGGGTCCCAGACTgccccgtggggggggggcgggtcacAGAGTGCCCCTGCACGGGGCTGGGATGGGGTCACAGACTGCCCCgtgggtgggggcaggccacAGAGTGCCCCGTGCACGGGGCTGGGATGGGGTCACAGACTGCCCCGTGGGTGGGGGCGGGTGAGTGTCAGTCccagctgccccagggaccccaggCTCATTGTTAGGACCCTAAGTATGGGGGTCCCCACTGCAAAGCTcattccccctccagctcctgcagaACATGATCTTCACCCGCCAGGCCTTGGCCGACCAGCTGGCCTTCCACAGAGGCCTCAGGGACCCGCTGGACATGGCGAGCCCAGGGAACAAGAAAGGGACTGCCAGCGGGCCCCGTAAGTGCCATGTGTGTCTGTGACAGGGAGGGGGCAACAAGGGGGacagcagcacagggcagggtCAGAGAGGAGCTTTTCAGGAGACCTCAAGGCGGTACCCGCACGCATGTGTGTGAGTGCActggtgtttgtgtgtgagtgtcCCAGATCAGTGGGTGGCTGCCGTTAACACAGCAAGGGAGAAAGAAGGGCCCAGCTCGCGTCCGAGCCGGACCGTGAGTGAGAGGATCCAGCCTCTCACCAGTCCGAGCAGCAGCGTCTGGCAGCTCCTGGCACTGGCTGCATGATGGTGCCGGGCAATGCTGAGTCCAGCCCTGCGGGCCCCGCAGGGGCATGTCTGCCCCAGGGTCTCTGACCAgctggatccaaacacccctgaatTTGGGGGGATttgaatctggatccaaatgtCCCTCCCCAACCCTCCGCACACTCCCACTACCTGCTGCAGGTCCCTAaaatgggaggggtggggggaggatgtcCTGCCAACAGGGAGGGGCTCAGGAAGGGCAAAAGCCTCAAAaagcccttcccccactgctcaaccccctacCTGCCTGTTTCTGGAAAACTTTGGGCAGCCACAGCTGCCTTGCAGGGGTCACCTGCACAGAGAGCTGCCTGGTTTTCGAAGGGTTAATCCCCAGCAGCCTGGACTGCAGACCCCGCCTGGGTGCTCTGGAGCCAGGCCGGGGGAGGAAGGTGCGACTCAGCTTCAGTGACCCCTGCGGGGCTTTGCAGGGACACAGAACCGTCTGGATCTGCCCTGCCCAGgccccctccccatccagggccCCTGGCAGAGCACAGGACACAAGGCCACTCTGAACCAGGGGTGTTCCCGCCCCAGAGCCCCTTTGCCACAGCTCCAGCGTGAGCTGTATTATAACAGCACCTAGGGCCAGATCCgggccccattgttctgggcGCTGCAGACAGGGAgaaacagtccttgccccaaagagctcgcaGTCTGAATAAACAAgggtaggaggggaaactgaggcatacaccAGTggcgtgacttgcccaaggtcacctggcagggcagtggcagagcccaggaagaatccaggtgtcctgactcccagcccagtgcccagtGTGTgctcagccccccagccccagcacgcACACAGAAGGCCCAGCTATTGAGGTCTCGTTTTCAAGGAGGTAGCGGGGCCTAGGGGCTTGGGCACTGCGTGtggggactcaggactcctgggttccatctccAGCGCTGCCAGTCAGCTTGGGCTCCGTGACGTGGGGGCTGCCTTGGGATGCGCGGTGGGGGGCAGCTGGCTGGTGTCGGCTTTGGTCCAGTCTCACTTTGCTCCCTGTCTCTGTTCCTGTCCCCAGAGTTCAGCtcgctcccctctccctgcctgttcggctcctgctgctgtgggggagtGCAAGACAAGTTCCCCTGCCTGGGCGCCTTCCTGCCAACGATCCCGCACTCCGGCCTcggcccccactccagccgtcagctctgcccccctccccagtacccccagcccagctcccccgaCTGGTCGTGCTTCCCCAGCCACG
This window harbors:
- the ETV3L gene encoding ETS translocation variant 3-like protein isoform X2: MHCGCVSEGVPSSYWISGLAFPDWAYKAESSPGSRQIQLWHFILELLQKEEFRHVIAWQQGEYGEFVIKDPDEVARLWGRRKCKPQMNYDKLSRALRYYYNKRILHKSKGKRFTYKFNFSKLIFVNYPLWDARYPPPPLRMGAAGVCRPPGLSTGMQSELLQNMIFTRQALADQLAFHRGLRDPLDMASPGNKKGTASGPQFSSLPSPCLFGSCCCGGVQDKFPCLGAFLPTIPHSGLGPHSSRQLCPPPQYPQPSSPDWSCFPSHVFQHGWSVLPLEERAHPHSPLGPPRSEALRKGVSFPAIRLQGRAFPGLPLGATRGHGSAMAGRRLGFPPDLSQPREEAEASSAESCLGVKPELELEGRPQAKGAGSLEPSGGGEGLHYPPELQGLHPPSIPCLPGFKAGCSLDPT
- the ETV3L gene encoding ETS translocation variant 3-like protein isoform X1 codes for the protein MLLKGKSAEGAIKRRKYTLSRLPGKKWRWHLSAVKLHSSSSEVCKMHCGCVSEGVPSSYWISGLAFPDWAYKAESSPGSRQIQLWHFILELLQKEEFRHVIAWQQGEYGEFVIKDPDEVARLWGRRKCKPQMNYDKLSRALRYYYNKRILHKSKGKRFTYKFNFSKLIFVNYPLWDARYPPPPLRMGAAGVCRPPGLSTGMQSELLQNMIFTRQALADQLAFHRGLRDPLDMASPGNKKGTASGPQFSSLPSPCLFGSCCCGGVQDKFPCLGAFLPTIPHSGLGPHSSRQLCPPPQYPQPSSPDWSCFPSHVFQHGWSVLPLEERAHPHSPLGPPRSEALRKGVSFPAIRLQGRAFPGLPLGATRGHGSAMAGRRLGFPPDLSQPREEAEASSAESCLGVKPELELEGRPQAKGAGSLEPSGGGEGLHYPPELQGLHPPSIPCLPGFKAGCSLDPT